One segment of Sinorhizobium sp. BG8 DNA contains the following:
- a CDS encoding N-acetyltransferase, whose translation MATVLDSVRAFFAQSAFAIDSENAGDVVARERLLDRAMGEGRFRKSSEKLRHGRVPAEGLALVARDRDGHMIGTVRLWNVEAGIDASGAPVPALLLGPLAVDPDHEGKGIGSALMRAALTEARNLGHGAVLLVGDAPYYERFGFFAEKACHLVMPGPFERHRFLALELKEGWLEGTAGVLVASGRRLGRPEFNKAA comes from the coding sequence ATGGCCACTGTTCTTGACTCTGTCCGCGCGTTTTTCGCGCAATCCGCATTCGCAATCGACTCGGAGAATGCCGGCGACGTCGTCGCGCGTGAACGCCTCCTCGACCGCGCCATGGGCGAGGGCCGCTTCCGCAAGTCCTCGGAGAAGCTTCGCCACGGCCGGGTTCCGGCAGAAGGTCTCGCCCTCGTCGCCCGAGATCGGGACGGACACATGATCGGCACAGTGCGGCTGTGGAACGTCGAGGCCGGTATCGACGCCTCGGGCGCTCCCGTTCCCGCGCTTCTGCTCGGTCCGCTTGCTGTCGACCCCGATCACGAAGGCAAGGGCATCGGCTCCGCGCTGATGCGGGCAGCGCTGACCGAAGCCCGCAACCTGGGGCATGGTGCAGTCCTGCTGGTCGGCGACGCACCCTATTACGAGCGCTTCGGCTTCTTTGCGGAAAAGGCCTGCCATCTGGTCATGCCCGGCCCGTTCGAGCGCCATCGTTTCCTGGCGCTGGAGTTGAAAGAGGGCTGGCTCGAGGGCACCGCCGGCGTCCTCGTCGCCTCCGGCCGCCGGCTGGGTCGGCCGGAGTTCAACAAGGCGGCCTGA
- a CDS encoding OmpW family protein: MLNTLTRPMGLFAIAVAATLGQVASAADLTPITEPAPGAAELAASSPWQVRVRGLGVVTNDSGHVNGIAGSDLSYSDTIVPELDISYFFTDNIAAELILGATYANIDAAGSIAGLGKVGKTWLLPPTLTLQYHFTDFGAFKPYVGAGVNYTIFFDQSGSGDFSNLDVKNKFGAALQVGFDYMIDDHWGVNFDVKKLFLEPEWKVDFGGTSLSGKAKLDPWLIGTGFTYRF, encoded by the coding sequence ATGCTGAACACCCTGACCCGTCCCATGGGGCTTTTTGCGATCGCAGTCGCCGCCACCCTGGGGCAGGTGGCCTCGGCGGCGGACCTGACGCCCATAACCGAGCCGGCGCCAGGGGCGGCGGAACTTGCGGCGTCGAGCCCGTGGCAGGTCCGCGTGCGCGGCCTGGGTGTCGTGACCAATGATTCGGGCCATGTGAACGGCATTGCAGGCTCCGACCTGTCGTACAGCGATACGATCGTTCCGGAGCTCGATATCTCCTATTTCTTCACTGACAACATCGCTGCGGAACTGATCCTCGGCGCCACCTATGCCAACATCGATGCAGCAGGTTCGATCGCCGGGCTGGGCAAGGTCGGAAAGACATGGCTGCTACCGCCGACGCTGACGCTGCAATACCATTTCACCGATTTCGGTGCCTTCAAGCCCTATGTCGGGGCTGGCGTCAACTACACCATCTTCTTCGATCAGTCCGGCAGCGGCGACTTTTCCAACCTCGACGTGAAGAACAAGTTCGGCGCGGCGCTTCAGGTCGGCTTCGATTACATGATCGACGACCACTGGGGTGTCAACTTCGACGTGAAGAAGCTGTTCCTGGAGCCGGAGTGGAAGGTCGACTTCGGCGGCACGTCGCTCTCGGGCAAGGCCAAGCTTGACCCCTGGCTGATCGGCACGGGCTTCACCTATCGTTTCTAG
- a CDS encoding glyoxalase superfamily protein, with product MRLSTPLPSLESLKGQAKRLRIRLAAEDQPIGHSRALELVAAQYGFRDWNTLHGALGNRPPFDPWQLGSRVRGHYLGQPFDATVLAVQAITSSPGHYRLTLHFDEPVDVVTFESFSAFRQRVSCTVDETGRTASKTSDGRPHVELEW from the coding sequence ATGCGTCTATCGACGCCGCTTCCTTCCCTGGAGAGCCTGAAGGGTCAGGCCAAACGTCTGAGGATCCGGCTTGCCGCCGAAGACCAGCCAATCGGCCATTCCCGCGCGCTCGAACTCGTTGCCGCGCAATACGGCTTTCGCGACTGGAACACCCTTCACGGGGCTCTCGGCAATCGCCCGCCATTCGATCCCTGGCAACTCGGCTCGCGAGTGCGCGGCCACTATCTCGGACAGCCCTTCGACGCGACGGTGCTCGCGGTCCAGGCGATTACGTCCAGCCCCGGCCACTATCGCCTGACGCTCCATTTTGACGAACCCGTCGACGTGGTGACCTTCGAGAGCTTCTCCGCCTTCCGGCAGCGCGTGAGCTGCACCGTCGACGAAACGGGGCGAACCGCTTCGAAGACATCGGACGGCAGGCCGCACGTGGAGCTGGAGTGGTAG